From the Streptomyces sp. KMM 9044 genome, one window contains:
- the nrdR gene encoding transcriptional regulator NrdR, translated as MHCPFCRHPDSRVVDSRTTDDGTSIRRRRQCPDCSRRFTTVETCSLMVVKRSGVTEPFSRTKVINGVRKACQGRPVTEDALAQLGQRVEEAVRATGSAELTTHDVGLAILGPLQELDLVAYLRFASVYRAFESLEDFEAAITELRQVEHPTADDEDRERAAAGGREDGGGSGGTAQVPEPAQPVG; from the coding sequence ATGCACTGCCCCTTCTGCAGGCATCCCGACAGCCGTGTCGTCGACAGTCGTACGACCGATGACGGCACGTCAATCCGCAGGCGTCGCCAGTGCCCCGACTGCTCCCGTCGTTTCACGACCGTGGAGACGTGCTCGCTCATGGTGGTCAAGCGGTCCGGCGTGACCGAGCCGTTCAGTCGCACCAAGGTCATCAACGGTGTGCGCAAGGCGTGCCAGGGGCGTCCCGTCACCGAGGACGCGCTCGCGCAGCTCGGCCAGCGCGTCGAGGAAGCGGTGCGGGCCACCGGGAGCGCCGAGCTGACCACTCATGACGTGGGGCTGGCCATACTCGGCCCGTTGCAGGAACTCGACCTCGTCGCCTATCTGCGGTTCGCGTCCGTCTACCGGGCGTTCGAGTCGCTCGAGGACTTCGAGGCCGCGATCACGGAACTCAGGCAGGTGGAGCACCCCACCGCGGACGACGAAGACCGTGAGAGGGCTGCCGCGGGGGGCCGGGAAGACGGCGGAGGGTCCGGCGGGACCGCCCAGGTCCCGGAACCCGCCCAGCCCGTCGGCTGA
- the lexA gene encoding transcriptional repressor LexA, which produces MTTTADSASITAQGRLEPVHAMSEATQHPEGRKRSLPGRPPGIRADSSGLTDRQRRVIEVIRDSVQRRGYPPSMREIGQAVGLSSTSSVAHQLMALERKGFLRRDPHRPRAYEVRGSDQATSVQPTDTAGKPAASYVPLVGRIAAGGPILAEESVEDVFPLPRQLVGDGELFVLKVVGDSMIEAAICDGDWVTVRRQPVAENGDIVAAMLDGEATVKRFKREDGHVWLLPHNAAYEPIPGDDATILGKVVAVLRRV; this is translated from the coding sequence GTGACCACCACCGCAGACAGCGCCAGCATCACTGCCCAGGGCCGGCTCGAGCCGGTGCATGCGATGAGCGAAGCCACGCAGCATCCTGAGGGACGGAAGCGCTCCTTGCCGGGCCGACCTCCCGGCATCCGGGCGGACAGCTCGGGACTCACCGACCGCCAGCGTCGGGTGATCGAAGTCATCAGGGACTCGGTGCAGCGCCGCGGGTACCCGCCGTCGATGCGCGAGATCGGCCAGGCGGTCGGCCTCTCCAGCACGTCCTCCGTGGCACACCAGCTGATGGCGCTGGAGCGCAAGGGATTCCTGCGTCGCGACCCGCACCGTCCCCGCGCGTACGAGGTGCGCGGCTCCGACCAGGCCACCTCCGTGCAGCCCACGGACACCGCGGGCAAACCGGCCGCGTCGTACGTGCCGCTGGTCGGCCGTATCGCCGCCGGTGGCCCCATCCTCGCCGAGGAGTCGGTGGAGGACGTCTTCCCCCTCCCCCGTCAGCTCGTCGGTGACGGTGAGCTGTTCGTCCTGAAGGTCGTCGGCGACTCCATGATCGAGGCCGCGATCTGTGACGGCGACTGGGTCACGGTCCGGCGCCAGCCCGTCGCCGAGAACGGCGACATCGTCGCCGCGATGCTTGACGGCGAAGCCACGGTCAAGCGCTTCAAGCGCGAGGACGGCCATGTCTGGCTCCTCCCGCACAACGCGGCCTACGAGCCGATCCCCGGCGACGACGCGACCATTCTGGGCAAGGTGGTGGCCGTTCTGCGCCGCGTCTGA
- a CDS encoding ATP-dependent DNA helicase, translating to MTKPSLPELLHAAVTAVGGTERPGQVTMAEAVAEAIDDASHLLVQAGTGTGKSLGYLVPALAQGERVVVATATLALQRQLVERDLPRTVEALHPLLRRRPEFAMLKGRSNYVCLHRLHEGVPQDEEEGLFDQFEAAAPTSKLGQDLLRLRDWADETENGDRDDLTPGVSDRAWSQVSVSSRECLGATKCAYGAECFAETARERAKLADVVVTNHALLAIDAIEGAPVLPQHEVLIVDEAHELVSRATGVATGELTPGQVNRAVRRAAKLADEKAADQLQTAAEGFERLMELALPGRLEEIPEDLGYALMALRDACRTVISAIGGTRDKSVQDEDAVRKQALASVESVHDVAERITNGSEWDVVWYERHEPRGGAAYRHSGASLRVAPLSVSDLLREKLFSDRSVVLTSATLKLGGDFNGVGASLGLGPEGTEGDDLPRWKGVDVGSPFDYPRQGILYVAQHLARPARDGDRADMLDELTELIRAAGGRTLGLFSSMRAAQLAAEELRSRIPEFPILLQGEETLGELIKNFAADSKTCLFGTLSLWQGVDVPGPSCQLVVMDKIPFPRPDDPLTSARQKAVEEAGGNGFMAVAATHAALLMAQGAGRLVRATGDRGVVAVLDQRLATARYGSYLKASLPDFWFTTDRNQVRRSLAAIDAAAGQAESQAD from the coding sequence ATGACGAAGCCCTCACTCCCTGAACTCCTGCACGCTGCCGTCACCGCCGTCGGCGGCACGGAGCGCCCCGGCCAGGTAACCATGGCCGAAGCCGTCGCCGAGGCGATCGACGACGCCTCTCACCTGCTGGTCCAGGCCGGCACCGGCACCGGAAAGTCGCTCGGCTATCTCGTGCCCGCGCTCGCGCAGGGGGAAAGGGTCGTCGTGGCGACGGCCACGCTGGCCCTGCAGCGCCAGCTCGTCGAGCGCGACCTTCCGCGCACGGTGGAGGCGCTGCACCCGCTGCTGCGCCGCCGCCCGGAGTTCGCCATGCTCAAGGGCCGGTCCAACTACGTGTGTCTGCACCGGCTCCACGAAGGCGTACCGCAGGACGAGGAGGAAGGGCTCTTCGACCAGTTCGAGGCGGCCGCCCCCACCAGCAAGCTGGGACAGGACCTGCTGCGCCTGCGCGACTGGGCGGACGAGACGGAGAACGGGGACCGGGACGACCTCACCCCGGGCGTCTCCGACCGTGCCTGGTCCCAGGTGTCGGTGTCGTCGCGGGAGTGCCTGGGCGCCACGAAGTGTGCCTACGGCGCCGAGTGCTTCGCCGAGACGGCCCGCGAGCGCGCCAAGCTCGCCGACGTCGTCGTCACCAACCACGCCCTCCTGGCGATCGACGCGATCGAGGGCGCTCCGGTGCTCCCGCAGCACGAGGTGCTGATCGTCGACGAGGCCCACGAACTGGTCTCCCGGGCCACCGGAGTCGCCACCGGGGAGCTCACCCCCGGTCAGGTCAACCGCGCGGTGCGCCGTGCCGCGAAACTGGCCGACGAGAAGGCGGCCGACCAGTTGCAGACCGCGGCCGAAGGCTTCGAACGTCTGATGGAGCTGGCCCTTCCGGGCCGTCTCGAGGAGATCCCGGAGGACCTCGGGTACGCACTGATGGCGTTGCGTGACGCTTGCAGGACCGTCATCTCCGCGATCGGGGGCACCCGTGACAAGTCCGTCCAGGACGAGGACGCGGTCCGTAAGCAGGCGCTCGCCTCGGTGGAGAGCGTGCACGACGTGGCGGAGCGCATCACCAACGGCTCCGAATGGGATGTCGTCTGGTACGAGCGCCACGAACCCCGCGGCGGAGCCGCATATCGACACAGCGGCGCCTCGCTGCGTGTCGCTCCCCTGTCGGTCTCGGACCTCCTGCGGGAGAAGCTCTTCTCCGACCGCTCGGTGGTCCTGACGTCCGCGACGCTGAAGCTCGGCGGCGACTTCAACGGCGTGGGCGCCTCTCTGGGCCTGGGCCCCGAGGGCACCGAGGGGGACGACCTTCCGCGGTGGAAGGGCGTCGACGTCGGCTCTCCGTTCGACTATCCCCGGCAGGGCATCCTCTACGTGGCCCAGCACCTGGCGCGCCCGGCCCGCGACGGTGACCGCGCGGACATGCTCGACGAGCTCACCGAACTGATCCGGGCCGCGGGCGGTCGCACCCTGGGCCTGTTCTCCTCGATGCGGGCCGCCCAGCTCGCCGCCGAGGAACTGCGTTCCCGCATTCCGGAGTTCCCGATCCTCCTCCAGGGCGAGGAGACCCTCGGCGAGCTGATCAAGAACTTCGCCGCCGACTCGAAGACCTGCCTGTTCGGCACGCTGTCGCTCTGGCAGGGCGTCGACGTCCCCGGCCCCAGCTGCCAACTGGTCGTCATGGACAAGATCCCGTTCCCGCGCCCGGACGACCCGTTGACGAGCGCCCGCCAGAAGGCCGTGGAGGAGGCGGGCGGGAACGGCTTCATGGCGGTCGCCGCCACGCACGCCGCGCTGCTCATGGCGCAGGGCGCCGGTCGTCTCGTCCGGGCCACGGGGGACCGCGGGGTGGTCGCCGTCCTGGACCAGCGACTGGCGACGGCGCGCTACGGCAGCTACCTGAAGGCCTCGCTGCCCGACTTCTGGTTCACCACGGACCGGAACCAGGTGAGGAGGTCCCTGGCCGCGATCGACGCGGCGGCCGGGCAGGCCGAGAGCCAAGCGGACTGA
- a CDS encoding trypsin-like serine peptidase, with protein MRSIRPSSASRRGGRARRRTSPVLTALALASVLALTATACDSGGEAADGEASATAAAGDGKLRIPDDIADRLREHGIDIDKWKNGDWKNWDKDDWLREANDYINPVIEDLWDPDRMRDAEQPDPEVDESDISGDQGVTDPTPEPVQAQAVPPSYHANAPTAGKVFFDAPEGTMVCSATVVQDPANPGRSNMVWTAGHCVHAGKKGGWYRNIAFVPSYNDAGRPTGELEGAAEEEVAPYGVWWGDWAQTSDQWIEQGGATGGDGASYDFAVIHVTPEKGGDGKSLEETVGSALPVDFRAPAVPDVKSVTATGYPAGAPYDGQTLFSCEDQPGRLSLSASDPTMYRIGCSMTAGSSGGGWVAEGSDGQPALVSNTSIGPVTSGWLAGPRLGDEAKGVYDAVSDKFAGQ; from the coding sequence ATGCGATCCATACGGCCGTCGTCCGCCAGTCGCCGAGGTGGGAGGGCGCGCCGCAGAACCTCCCCCGTGCTGACCGCCCTCGCGCTCGCCTCGGTGCTCGCGCTCACCGCGACCGCCTGTGATTCGGGTGGCGAAGCGGCGGACGGCGAGGCCTCCGCGACCGCCGCGGCCGGGGACGGCAAGCTCCGGATCCCCGACGACATCGCGGACCGGCTCAGGGAGCACGGGATCGATATCGACAAGTGGAAGAACGGCGACTGGAAGAACTGGGACAAGGACGACTGGCTGCGGGAGGCCAACGACTACATCAACCCGGTCATCGAGGACCTGTGGGACCCCGACCGTATGCGGGACGCCGAGCAGCCGGACCCGGAGGTCGACGAGAGCGACATCTCCGGTGACCAGGGCGTGACCGACCCGACGCCGGAGCCGGTGCAGGCGCAGGCCGTACCGCCGTCCTACCACGCCAACGCCCCCACGGCGGGCAAGGTGTTCTTCGACGCACCCGAGGGCACGATGGTGTGCTCGGCGACCGTGGTGCAGGACCCCGCCAATCCGGGCAGGTCCAACATGGTGTGGACGGCCGGGCACTGCGTGCATGCCGGCAAGAAGGGCGGCTGGTACCGCAACATCGCCTTTGTGCCGTCGTACAACGACGCGGGCAGACCGACCGGCGAGCTCGAAGGCGCCGCCGAGGAGGAGGTCGCTCCGTACGGCGTCTGGTGGGGTGACTGGGCGCAGACCTCCGACCAGTGGATCGAGCAGGGCGGTGCGACCGGCGGTGACGGCGCCTCGTACGACTTCGCCGTCATTCATGTGACGCCGGAGAAGGGCGGCGACGGCAAGTCGTTGGAGGAGACGGTCGGTTCGGCACTGCCGGTGGACTTCCGGGCCCCCGCCGTTCCCGACGTGAAGAGCGTGACCGCGACCGGTTACCCGGCCGGCGCGCCGTACGACGGCCAGACGCTGTTCAGCTGCGAGGACCAGCCGGGCCGGCTCTCGCTCAGTGCCTCCGACCCGACGATGTACCGCATCGGATGCAGCATGACCGCCGGCTCGTCCGGCGGCGGCTGGGTCGCGGAGGGCTCCGACGGCCAACCGGCGCTGGTGTCCAACACCTCCATCGGCCCGGTGACTTCGGGCTGGCTGGCCGGCCCGCGGCTGGGCGACGAGGCCAAGGGCGTGTACGACGCGGTCAGCGACAAGTTCGCCGGCCAGTGA
- a CDS encoding trypsin-like serine peptidase produces MRSTGTSAPRRRGRRKALAATGLVVALALTATACGGSADDRADAKKSGSGASQTAGSEADRARVPADIADRLKEHGIDVDEWKDGGWRDWDKDKRLSDAKAYVNPVIEGLWKPERMRSAEEAGKTLSTRDAGAASGVSDPEPAPVEAQAEQTPYRGNAAPVGKVFFDSPEGPSVCSGTVVEDVNHPGRSNLVWTAGHCVHAGGDGGWYRNIVFVPAYNDLGKPAAELDNANSSEIAPYGSWWADWASTSTGWIEGGARTGGAGAPYDYAVLHVKPEQGTTSLEETVGTALDVDFSAPPAAGAGRTGAWGYPAAAPHEGLQMFKCLDTPGRFSLASDLPTMHRIGCTMTGGSSGGGWFRVVNGETVLVSNTSIGPTDNTWLAGPQLGRDAEALHQSMSRAHGGQ; encoded by the coding sequence ATGCGTTCCACAGGTACGTCCGCTCCGCGTCGGCGTGGCCGTCGCAAAGCCCTCGCCGCCACCGGCCTCGTCGTCGCCCTGGCGCTCACCGCGACCGCGTGCGGCGGTTCCGCCGACGACAGGGCCGACGCGAAGAAGTCCGGTTCCGGCGCCTCGCAGACCGCGGGCAGCGAGGCCGACAGGGCCAGGGTCCCGGCCGACATCGCGGACCGGCTCAAGGAGCACGGGATCGATGTCGACGAGTGGAAGGACGGCGGCTGGCGGGACTGGGACAAGGACAAGCGGCTCAGTGACGCCAAGGCCTACGTCAACCCGGTGATCGAGGGTCTGTGGAAGCCGGAGCGGATGCGTTCCGCCGAGGAGGCCGGCAAGACCCTCTCGACCAGGGACGCGGGCGCAGCCTCCGGCGTCAGCGATCCGGAGCCGGCCCCGGTGGAGGCACAGGCCGAGCAGACGCCGTATCGCGGGAACGCGGCCCCGGTCGGCAAGGTCTTCTTCGACTCCCCCGAAGGCCCGAGCGTCTGCTCCGGCACGGTCGTCGAGGACGTGAACCACCCGGGCAGGTCCAACCTCGTCTGGACGGCCGGACACTGCGTGCACGCCGGTGGCGACGGCGGCTGGTACCGCAACATCGTCTTCGTCCCCGCGTACAACGACCTCGGCAAACCCGCGGCGGAGCTGGACAACGCGAATTCCTCGGAGATCGCCCCGTACGGCAGCTGGTGGGCGGACTGGGCCTCGACCTCCACCGGCTGGATCGAGGGCGGAGCGCGGACCGGCGGCGCCGGGGCGCCGTACGACTACGCGGTCCTGCACGTGAAGCCGGAGCAGGGCACCACGTCCCTGGAGGAGACGGTCGGTACCGCCCTGGACGTGGACTTCTCGGCCCCGCCCGCGGCCGGGGCGGGTCGGACGGGTGCCTGGGGCTACCCGGCGGCGGCGCCCCACGAGGGTCTGCAGATGTTCAAGTGCCTGGATACCCCGGGCAGGTTCTCCCTCGCCTCGGACCTGCCCACCATGCACCGTATCGGCTGCACCATGACCGGTGGTTCGTCCGGCGGCGGCTGGTTCCGGGTGGTGAACGGCGAGACCGTGCTGGTGTCGAACACGTCGATCGGCCCGACCGACAACACCTGGCTGGCGGGCCCGCAGCTGGGCCGGGACGCCGAGGCACTGCACCAGAGCATGAGCAGGGCCCATGGCGGCCAGTGA
- the hflX gene encoding GTPase HflX, translating to MTSSSSPSQDTKRLAQTYPEGLRADALMEADVAWSLEIDGERDGDQLDRSERAALRRVAGLSTELEDVTEVEYRQLRLERVVLVGVWTSGTVRDAENSLAELAALAETAGALVLDGVTQRRDKPDAATFIGSGKAEELRDIVLDTGADTVICDGELSPGQLIHLEDVVKVKVIDRTALILDIFAQHAKSREGKAQVALAQMQYMLPRLRGWGQSLSRQMGGGKGGGLATRGPGETKIETDRRRIREKMAKMRREIAEMKTGRDIKRQERRRNKVPSVAIAGYTNAGKSSLLNRLTGAGVLVENALFATLDPTVRRAQTPGGRLYTLTDTVGFVRHLPHHLVEAFRSTMEEVGDADLILHVVDGSHPVPEEQLAAVREVIRDVGATGVPEIVVVNKADAADPLTLQRLLREEKRSIAVSARTGQGVDELLALLDDELPRPAVEIEALVPYPQGKLVARAHNEGEVISEEHTAEGTLLKVRVHEELAAELTPYLPTPAAG from the coding sequence ATGACCTCCTCTTCTTCCCCTTCCCAGGACACCAAGCGCCTCGCGCAGACCTACCCCGAGGGCCTCCGGGCCGATGCCCTGATGGAAGCGGACGTCGCCTGGAGCCTCGAGATCGACGGAGAGCGGGACGGCGACCAGCTCGACCGCTCCGAGCGCGCGGCCCTGCGCCGCGTCGCCGGCCTCTCCACCGAACTCGAGGACGTCACCGAGGTCGAGTACCGACAGCTCCGCCTGGAGCGCGTCGTACTCGTCGGCGTGTGGACGTCGGGAACCGTGCGAGACGCGGAGAACTCCCTCGCGGAGCTCGCCGCCCTGGCGGAGACGGCGGGCGCCCTCGTGCTCGACGGCGTGACCCAGCGCCGCGACAAGCCCGACGCGGCGACCTTCATCGGCTCCGGCAAGGCCGAGGAACTGCGTGACATCGTGCTCGACACGGGTGCTGACACGGTCATCTGCGACGGAGAGCTGAGCCCCGGCCAGCTGATCCACCTCGAGGACGTCGTCAAGGTCAAGGTCATCGACCGTACGGCCCTGATCCTGGACATCTTCGCCCAGCACGCCAAGTCCCGGGAGGGCAAGGCGCAGGTCGCGCTCGCGCAGATGCAGTACATGCTGCCGAGGCTGCGTGGCTGGGGTCAGTCGCTGTCCCGGCAGATGGGTGGCGGCAAGGGCGGCGGCCTCGCCACCCGTGGTCCCGGTGAGACCAAGATCGAGACCGACCGGCGCCGGATTCGCGAGAAGATGGCGAAGATGCGCCGGGAGATCGCGGAGATGAAGACCGGCCGCGACATCAAGCGCCAGGAGCGCCGACGCAACAAGGTGCCCTCGGTCGCCATCGCGGGCTACACCAACGCCGGCAAGTCCTCGCTGCTCAACCGCCTGACGGGCGCGGGCGTGCTGGTCGAGAACGCCCTGTTCGCGACTCTCGACCCGACCGTGCGCCGGGCCCAGACGCCGGGCGGACGGCTCTACACGCTGACCGACACGGTCGGCTTCGTCCGGCACCTGCCGCACCACCTGGTCGAGGCGTTCCGCTCCACGATGGAGGAGGTCGGCGACGCCGACCTGATCCTGCACGTGGTGGACGGTTCGCATCCCGTCCCGGAGGAGCAGCTGGCCGCCGTGCGCGAGGTGATCAGGGACGTCGGCGCCACCGGCGTACCCGAGATCGTCGTGGTCAACAAGGCCGACGCGGCCGACCCGCTGACGCTCCAGCGGCTGCTGCGGGAGGAGAAGCGCTCCATCGCGGTCTCGGCCCGCACCGGCCAGGGCGTGGACGAGTTGCTCGCCCTCCTCGACGACGAGCTGCCCCGGCCGGCCGTGGAGATCGAGGCACTCGTGCCGTACCCCCAGGGCAAGCTGGTGGCCCGCGCACACAACGAGGGTGAGGTGATCTCCGAGGAGCACACTGCGGAGGGCACCCTGCTCAAGGTGCGGGTGCACGAGGAACTGGCGGCGGAGCTCACGCCGTACCTGCCCACGCCGGCCGCCGGCTGA
- a CDS encoding M1 family metallopeptidase, giving the protein MLLTPHGPAAPEPASEHPTPHGPASARRAVSVEAQAVPVPAARRPVPRGRRRRASAALLASAVSVCLLAASAPATPLGIGDRLFPYLGNPGYDVTSYHLALSYPGTNDTPLQATTTIHARTTADLERINLDFARGRVHSVEVDGVPATFTTAGEDLVITPVGGLDAGDRTRIAVRHTSDPVAAEGRDGGWVRTADGLAMANQTDAAHLVFPCNDHPSDKAFFTFRITAPDGHTAVANGLPIHVDRTRAATTTWTYRTRHPMATELAQVSIGRSTVLRRTGPHGLPLRDVVPTAHREQLEPWLSKTPDQIAWMEARAGRYPFETYGLLMADVSTGFELETQTLSLFERAPFTDPSYPAWYVESIMVHELAHQWFGNSVSPRTWSDLWLNEGHATWYEALYAQERGGRSLETRMKAAYEASDRWRAEGGPPAAPNAPQPGRKIGIFRPIVYDGAALVLYALREEIGRASFDRLERRWVTRYRDGTASTADFVKLASDTAGRDLTGFLNAWLHDARTPPMPGHPDWKSTARKPTERSAPTGHRTGVIREQTR; this is encoded by the coding sequence ATGCTGCTCACCCCTCACGGACCCGCTGCCCCGGAACCGGCTTCTGAACATCCCACCCCGCACGGTCCGGCCTCCGCCCGTCGGGCCGTTTCCGTCGAGGCGCAGGCCGTCCCCGTCCCGGCCGCCCGCAGGCCGGTCCCCCGCGGCCGTCGCCGGCGGGCGTCCGCGGCACTGCTCGCGTCGGCCGTCTCCGTCTGCCTCCTCGCCGCGAGTGCTCCCGCCACGCCGCTGGGCATCGGCGACCGTCTCTTCCCGTACCTGGGCAACCCCGGGTACGACGTGACGTCGTACCACCTCGCCCTCAGCTACCCCGGCACCAACGACACACCGCTCCAGGCCACCACCACGATCCACGCCCGGACGACTGCGGACCTGGAACGGATCAACCTCGACTTCGCCCGCGGCAGGGTCCACTCGGTCGAGGTCGACGGAGTCCCCGCCACCTTCACCACCGCCGGTGAGGACCTCGTGATCACACCCGTCGGCGGGCTGGACGCCGGCGACCGGACCCGTATCGCCGTGCGTCACACCAGCGATCCGGTGGCCGCCGAGGGCCGTGACGGCGGCTGGGTGCGCACCGCGGACGGTCTCGCCATGGCGAACCAGACCGACGCCGCGCACCTGGTCTTCCCGTGCAACGACCACCCGTCCGACAAGGCCTTCTTCACTTTCCGCATCACCGCACCCGACGGTCACACGGCTGTCGCCAACGGTCTGCCGATCCACGTCGACCGCACCCGGGCGGCGACGACGACCTGGACGTACCGCACCCGGCACCCCATGGCCACCGAACTCGCCCAGGTGTCCATCGGCCGTTCCACGGTCCTGCGCCGCACCGGTCCGCACGGGCTGCCGTTGCGCGACGTCGTCCCCACGGCCCACCGCGAACAGCTCGAACCGTGGCTGTCGAAGACCCCCGACCAGATCGCCTGGATGGAGGCCAGGGCCGGCCGCTACCCCTTCGAGACGTACGGTCTGCTCATGGCCGACGTCTCCACCGGCTTCGAACTCGAGACCCAGACGCTGTCCCTCTTCGAGCGGGCCCCCTTCACCGATCCGTCCTACCCCGCGTGGTACGTCGAATCGATCATGGTGCACGAGCTGGCCCACCAGTGGTTCGGCAACAGCGTCAGCCCCCGCACCTGGTCCGACCTGTGGCTCAACGAGGGCCACGCCACCTGGTACGAGGCGCTGTACGCCCAGGAGAGGGGCGGCCGGTCCCTCGAGACCCGGATGAAGGCAGCCTACGAGGCCTCCGACCGCTGGCGCGCGGAGGGCGGACCGCCCGCCGCGCCCAACGCCCCCCAGCCCGGCCGGAAGATCGGCATCTTCCGGCCGATCGTCTACGACGGTGCCGCGCTCGTGCTGTACGCCCTGCGCGAGGAGATCGGCCGCGCCTCGTTCGACCGCCTGGAACGGCGCTGGGTGACCCGGTACCGGGACGGCACGGCCTCCACCGCCGACTTCGTCAAGCTCGCCTCCGACACCGCGGGACGGGACCTGACCGGATTTCTGAACGCCTGGCTCCACGACGCGAGGACCCCACCGATGCCCGGCCACCCGGACTGGAAGTCCACGGCCCGCAAGCCCACGGAACGCTCTGCCCCGACCGGGCATCGAACCGGCGTGATCCGGGAACAAACACGGTGA